Proteins encoded within one genomic window of Thioploca ingrica:
- a CDS encoding 4-diphosphocytidyl-2C-methyl-D-erythritol kinase, which translates to MFSCLAPAKLNLFLHITSRREDGYHCLQTVFQFLDYHDVLYFDVRRDGQLRYPVFAQPWPIEQDLIFRAAQLLQQYSGTSLGADIYVDKKIPVGGGLGGGSSNAATTLLALNQLWQLHLSKEILTQIGLSLGADVPIFLYGHTAWAEGIGEKLTALELDEPWYLVIYPGCSVSTREIFTDPALTRDTLPIKISTFLAGQTTNVCEPIVRSRYPAVDQAMKWLDQYRPSRLTGTGSCLFARFEQPAEAQAVLANLPEIGYGFVAQGRNVSPALKCFAEP; encoded by the coding sequence ATGTTTTCCTGCTTAGCACCGGCCAAATTAAATCTATTTTTACATATTACTTCACGACGCGAAGATGGTTACCATTGTTTACAAACCGTCTTTCAATTTTTAGATTATCATGATGTTCTCTATTTTGATGTCCGTCGGGATGGACAATTACGGTATCCTGTTTTTGCTCAACCTTGGCCCATTGAACAAGATTTAATCTTCCGTGCCGCTCAGTTACTTCAACAATATAGCGGTACCTCACTGGGTGCTGATATTTATGTTGACAAAAAAATTCCCGTGGGGGGAGGCTTGGGCGGGGGAAGTTCTAATGCGGCTACCACCCTGTTGGCATTAAATCAGTTATGGCAATTACATCTTTCTAAAGAAATTTTAACCCAAATCGGGTTAAGTTTGGGTGCTGATGTGCCTATTTTCCTGTATGGGCATACGGCTTGGGCGGAAGGCATTGGTGAAAAATTAACGGCGTTAGAGTTAGATGAACCTTGGTATTTGGTGATTTATCCTGGCTGTTCGGTTTCAACCCGAGAAATTTTTACTGATCCAGCATTGACACGTGACACATTACCCATCAAAATAAGCACGTTTTTGGCTGGGCAAACGACCAATGTTTGTGAACCCATCGTTCGTAGCCGCTATCCAGCGGTTGATCAAGCGATGAAATGGCTGGATCAATACCGTCCTAGCCGATTAACCGGAACCGGATCATGCTTATTTGCTCGGTTTGAACAACCCGCAGAAGCACAAGCCGTGCTTGCAAATTTGCCAGAAATAGGGTATGGTTTTGTTGCTCAAGGACGAAATGTCTCTCCAGCCCTAAAGTGCTTCGCAGAGCCATAA
- a CDS encoding ribose-phosphate pyrophosphokinase → MVFTGNANPTLAQAVVGHLNLPLGKAVVSRFSDDEIMVEIRENVRGKDVFIIQPTCRPTNDNLMELLVLVDAVRRASAGRVTTVIPYFGYSRQDRRPRSARVPITAKVVANMITTVGTDRVLTIDLHADQIQGYFDLPVDNIYASPILLGEIWRLEYPNLVVVSPDVGGVVRARALARQLDDAELAIIDKRRPRPNEAKVMNIIGEVENRTCVIIDDMVDTAGTLCEAAGALKEHGAAKVVAYCTHPVLSGRAVKNIAASELDELVVTDTIPLAAEAIHCPRIRQLSIAEMLAETMRRVSEEESVSSLFMD, encoded by the coding sequence ATGGTATTTACGGGTAATGCTAACCCCACTTTAGCCCAAGCCGTAGTGGGTCATCTGAATTTACCTTTAGGTAAAGCCGTGGTGAGTCGTTTTAGCGACGACGAAATTATGGTCGAAATCCGTGAAAATGTACGCGGTAAAGATGTGTTTATTATCCAACCGACTTGTCGGCCAACGAATGACAATTTAATGGAATTACTGGTATTAGTTGACGCCGTCCGGCGAGCTTCAGCGGGTCGTGTCACTACCGTTATTCCTTATTTTGGCTATTCGCGTCAAGATCGTCGCCCCCGTTCTGCACGGGTACCGATTACCGCTAAAGTCGTCGCTAATATGATTACCACGGTGGGCACGGACCGAGTATTAACTATCGATTTACATGCTGATCAGATTCAAGGTTATTTTGATTTACCGGTTGATAATATCTATGCCTCACCGATTTTATTAGGCGAGATCTGGCGACTAGAATATCCCAACTTAGTGGTCGTTTCACCGGACGTCGGTGGTGTCGTCAGAGCGAGAGCTTTAGCACGACAGCTTGATGATGCTGAGTTAGCGATCATCGATAAGCGTCGTCCTCGCCCGAATGAAGCTAAGGTCATGAATATTATTGGTGAGGTTGAAAACCGGACTTGTGTTATCATTGATGACATGGTTGATACGGCCGGTACCTTATGTGAAGCCGCTGGTGCCCTGAAAGAACATGGTGCTGCCAAAGTCGTGGCTTATTGTACCCACCCGGTATTATCCGGTCGGGCGGTAAAAAATATTGCTGCCTCAGAATTAGACGAATTAGTGGTTACCGATACGATTCCTTTAGCAGCAGAAGCGATTCACTGTCCACGAATTCGTCAGCTCAGTATTGCCGAAATGTTGGCAGAAACCATGCGGCGGGTTAGTGAGGAAGAATCTGTCAGTTCACTGTTTATGGATTAA